The proteins below are encoded in one region of Sphingobacterium sp. R2:
- a CDS encoding glycoside hydrolase family 2 protein produces MMKKTLLFASLMMAAQLNFAQDWKPAGSHILTPWGEKVTAQKPHPEYPRPQITRTNNWQNLNGLWKYAVTPVGTKEIPRQWDGNILVPFAIESALSGVGKEVGKDKALWYNNTITLDKSVHKNKVLLHFGAVDWQCDVYVNNQLVGRHEGGFDPFSMDVTSFLKKGAKQEIAIRVWDPTDDGPQPRGKQVNKPNGIWYTPVTGIWQTVWLESVPQTYIVRTKQTPRLDDGVLAFQASVEGSQVGDEIKVRALDGGKVIKEQTGQPNTSFDLSVPNLEPWSPSNPKLYDLEIQLIRKGKVVDQAKSYFAMRKIAMQKDENGVQRLMLNNKFTFQYGPLDQGWWPDGLHTAPTDEALKFDVVKTKEMGFNMIRKHIKVEPARWYRYCDSIGMLVWQDMPSGDLGGNHWDMQPGKISGGNRDKVRSQESEGYYRKEWKTIMEVLHNYPSIVIWVPFNEAWGQFKTKEITEWTMANDPSRLVNSASGGNFMETGHILDIHNYPDAAMPDPNLFGAKQVLALGEFGGLGLPIDGHSWQQKDNWGYQSFKNKTELLERYKRLIHDLTRLIPMGLSAAVYTQTTDVEVETNGLMTYDRKVVKMPEAELNAAHQALYHAPTK; encoded by the coding sequence ATGATGAAGAAAACCTTACTTTTTGCCAGTTTGATGATGGCAGCACAATTGAACTTTGCTCAGGATTGGAAACCCGCAGGGTCACATATATTAACCCCTTGGGGCGAGAAAGTAACGGCACAAAAGCCACATCCTGAATATCCAAGACCACAAATAACCAGAACCAATAACTGGCAGAATTTAAATGGGCTATGGAAATATGCTGTCACTCCAGTAGGTACTAAAGAGATTCCTCGTCAATGGGACGGAAATATCCTTGTTCCTTTTGCTATTGAATCGGCATTGTCCGGTGTTGGTAAAGAGGTCGGGAAAGATAAAGCCTTATGGTATAATAATACTATAACATTGGACAAATCTGTCCATAAAAATAAGGTCCTGTTGCATTTCGGTGCCGTAGATTGGCAATGTGATGTGTATGTAAATAACCAATTGGTCGGAAGACATGAAGGTGGATTTGATCCATTTTCGATGGATGTGACAAGCTTCCTAAAGAAAGGAGCGAAACAGGAAATAGCCATTCGGGTATGGGATCCGACTGATGATGGTCCACAACCACGGGGTAAACAGGTGAACAAGCCGAATGGTATATGGTATACACCAGTGACAGGAATTTGGCAGACCGTTTGGTTAGAAAGTGTCCCCCAAACGTACATCGTGCGTACCAAACAGACGCCGCGTCTGGACGATGGAGTCTTGGCCTTTCAGGCTTCGGTAGAAGGAAGTCAAGTCGGTGACGAAATAAAGGTGCGTGCATTGGATGGCGGAAAGGTTATTAAAGAACAAACCGGACAACCGAATACATCTTTCGATCTTTCGGTACCTAATCTGGAGCCATGGTCGCCAAGTAACCCGAAGCTCTATGATCTAGAAATTCAGCTGATTCGAAAAGGAAAAGTCGTAGATCAGGCGAAAAGCTATTTTGCCATGCGGAAAATAGCCATGCAGAAAGACGAAAATGGCGTTCAACGTTTAATGTTAAACAATAAGTTTACCTTCCAATATGGTCCATTGGATCAAGGCTGGTGGCCAGATGGTCTACATACAGCGCCAACGGATGAAGCGCTGAAGTTTGATGTTGTCAAAACAAAGGAAATGGGATTCAATATGATCCGTAAACATATCAAAGTAGAACCGGCGCGCTGGTACCGTTACTGTGATAGTATAGGTATGCTGGTCTGGCAAGATATGCCTAGTGGTGATCTTGGCGGAAACCATTGGGATATGCAACCGGGAAAGATTTCTGGCGGTAATCGGGATAAAGTACGTTCGCAGGAATCTGAGGGGTACTACAGAAAAGAATGGAAAACCATTATGGAAGTGTTGCATAACTACCCAAGTATTGTCATCTGGGTGCCGTTTAATGAGGCTTGGGGGCAATTCAAAACGAAGGAAATAACGGAATGGACAATGGCCAATGACCCTTCAAGACTCGTCAATAGTGCCAGCGGTGGTAATTTTATGGAAACTGGACATATCTTGGATATCCATAATTATCCCGATGCAGCCATGCCTGATCCAAATTTATTCGGCGCCAAACAAGTGCTTGCTTTGGGTGAATTTGGTGGCCTGGGATTACCGATCGATGGGCACTCCTGGCAGCAGAAAGACAACTGGGGATACCAAAGTTTTAAAAATAAAACGGAATTATTGGAGCGCTATAAACGCCTGATCCATGACTTGACACGTCTAATTCCTATGGGATTGTCTGCCGCTGTTTATACACAGACAACAGATGTGGAAGTAGAAACAAATGGTTTGATGACCTATGATCGTAAAGTTGTCAAAATGCCTGAAGCAGAATTGAACGCTGCACATCAGGCGCTTTATCATGCACCAACCAAATAA